One segment of Streptomyces sp. TG1A-8 DNA contains the following:
- a CDS encoding acyl-CoA dehydrogenase codes for MGHYKSNLRDIEFNLFEVLGRDKVYGTGPFEEMDTETARSVLEELTRLSENELAASFADADRNPPVFDPETNTAPVPASFKKSYQAFMDSEYWRLGLPEEIGGTTSPRSLIWAYAELILGANPAVWMYSSGPAFAGILFEEGNEVQKHVARIAVDRQWGSTMVLTEPDAGSDVGAGRTRAVQQEDGSWHIEGVKRFITSGEHDMSENILHYVLARPEGAGPGTKGLSLFLVPKYLFDFETGELGERNGVYATNVEHKMGLKASNTCEMTFGDKHPAKGWLIGDKHDGIRQMFRIIEFARMMVGTKAISTLSTGYLNALEYAKERVQGPDLADFMDKTAPKVTITHHPDVRRSLMTQKAYAEGMRALVMYTASVQDEIQVKEANGEDASAEHALNDLLLPIVKGYGSEKAYEQLAQSLQTFGGSGFLQEYPIEQYIRDSKIDTLYEGTTAIQGQDFFFRKIVRNQGAALNSLAEDIKKFLALGTGGEELAGAREQLAKAAVELEAVVGLMLTDLAATEQDVKNIYKVGLNTTRLLLASGDVVVGYLLLKGAAIAAEKLQTASAKDKAFYTGKIAAAKFFAANVLPGVTLARKVAENVALDLMELDEAAF; via the coding sequence ATGGGGCACTACAAGTCCAATCTCCGCGACATCGAGTTCAACCTCTTCGAAGTACTGGGGCGCGACAAGGTGTACGGCACCGGGCCCTTCGAGGAGATGGACACCGAGACCGCCAGGAGCGTCCTGGAGGAGCTGACCCGCCTCTCGGAGAACGAGCTGGCCGCGTCCTTCGCCGACGCCGACCGCAACCCGCCGGTCTTCGACCCGGAGACCAACACCGCGCCGGTCCCCGCGTCCTTCAAGAAGAGCTACCAGGCGTTCATGGACTCCGAGTACTGGCGCCTCGGCCTGCCCGAGGAGATCGGCGGCACCACCTCGCCCCGCTCCCTCATCTGGGCCTACGCGGAGCTGATCCTGGGCGCCAACCCGGCCGTGTGGATGTACTCCTCCGGCCCCGCGTTCGCCGGCATCCTCTTCGAGGAGGGCAACGAGGTCCAGAAGCACGTCGCCAGGATCGCCGTGGACAGGCAGTGGGGCTCCACGATGGTCCTCACCGAGCCGGACGCCGGCTCGGACGTCGGCGCCGGCCGCACCAGGGCCGTGCAGCAGGAGGACGGCTCCTGGCACATCGAGGGCGTCAAGCGCTTCATCACCTCGGGCGAGCACGACATGTCGGAGAACATCCTCCACTACGTGCTCGCGCGTCCCGAGGGCGCCGGCCCCGGCACCAAGGGCCTGTCGCTCTTCCTCGTCCCGAAGTACCTCTTCGACTTCGAGACCGGCGAGCTGGGCGAGCGCAACGGCGTCTACGCCACGAACGTCGAGCACAAGATGGGCCTGAAGGCCTCCAACACCTGCGAGATGACGTTCGGCGACAAGCACCCCGCCAAGGGCTGGCTGATCGGCGACAAGCACGACGGCATCCGCCAGATGTTCCGCATCATCGAGTTCGCCCGCATGATGGTCGGCACGAAGGCGATCTCCACGCTCTCCACCGGCTACCTCAACGCGCTGGAGTACGCCAAGGAGCGCGTCCAGGGCCCGGACCTGGCCGACTTCATGGACAAGACCGCGCCCAAGGTCACCATCACCCACCACCCCGACGTGCGCCGCTCGCTGATGACGCAGAAGGCGTACGCGGAGGGCATGCGCGCCCTGGTGATGTACACCGCCTCGGTCCAGGACGAGATCCAGGTCAAGGAGGCCAACGGCGAGGACGCCTCCGCCGAGCACGCCCTGAACGACCTGCTTCTGCCGATCGTCAAGGGCTACGGCTCCGAGAAGGCCTACGAGCAGCTCGCCCAGTCGCTGCAGACCTTCGGCGGCTCCGGCTTCCTGCAGGAGTACCCGATCGAGCAGTACATCCGCGACTCCAAGATCGACACCCTGTACGAGGGCACCACGGCCATCCAGGGCCAGGACTTCTTCTTCCGGAAGATCGTCCGCAACCAGGGCGCCGCGCTGAACTCCCTCGCCGAGGACATCAAGAAGTTCCTGGCCCTCGGCACCGGCGGCGAGGAGCTGGCGGGCGCCCGCGAGCAGCTGGCCAAGGCCGCCGTGGAGCTGGAGGCGGTCGTCGGCCTGATGCTGACCGACCTCGCGGCCACCGAGCAGGACGTGAAGAACATCTACAAGGTGGGCCTGAACACCACCCGCCTGCTGCTGGCCTCCGGGGACGTGGTCGTCGGCTACCTGCTGCTGAAGGGCGCCGCCATCGCCGCCGAGAAGCTCCAGACGGCCTCGGCGAAGGACAAGGCGTTCTACACCGGCAAGATCGCGGCGGCGAAGTTCTTCGCGGCCAACGTCCTGCCGGGCGTGACCCTGGCCCGCAAGGTCGCGGAGAACGTCGCGCTGGACCTGATGGAGCTGGACGAGGCCGCGTTCTGA